The following are from one region of the Paenibacillus bovis genome:
- a CDS encoding FAD-dependent oxidoreductase: protein MKDDTNKDITRKAAETELPDQSYSFWRATTELPSFPPLREELDVEIAVVGAGITGITAAYLLAKEGKQVALFDAGKVLDGTTGYTTAKVTSQHGLIYDHLRKHVDDQSAILYYEAAEEAKRFMQQMVEDNQIDCDWQEETAYVYVESDDKEFKNLEQEMEAYRELGIPGEWVESLPIPLRVKGAIALPGQARFHPLQYLKFLLMEFRVMGGQVYENTMIEEVEDGDRPRLLIQDQEFGVTCDKVVSGSHYPVTDQNGFYFARLQPQRSYTLAIRAETPFEGGMYISADEPKHSLRSATFDGQQYVIVGGKGHRTGQEEETTMHYADLETFSGMLLGIKDIPYRWSAQDLYSLDRMPCIGYVTSDKPNILVGTAYAKWGMTSGTLAAIMMTDMIMGRENRYTDLFSPSRKMPLLERIKTAVSHNATVAKELVTGKLDFNRRKADDLEPDQGAIIWHHGKRTGAYRDPDGKLHVVDTTCTHMGCEVGWNEAERSWDCPCHGGRFSYTGEVLEGPPTEPLKQIKS from the coding sequence ATGAAAGACGATACGAACAAGGATATCACCCGCAAAGCTGCCGAAACGGAACTGCCGGATCAATCCTACTCTTTTTGGCGTGCCACTACAGAGCTGCCTTCTTTTCCACCGCTGCGTGAAGAACTCGATGTAGAAATTGCTGTTGTCGGTGCCGGTATTACGGGGATTACCGCTGCCTATCTATTAGCCAAGGAGGGTAAACAGGTCGCCCTGTTCGACGCTGGCAAAGTACTGGATGGCACAACCGGTTATACCACTGCCAAAGTCACGTCCCAGCATGGCCTGATCTACGATCATCTGCGTAAGCATGTGGATGACCAGAGCGCTATTTTGTATTATGAGGCTGCCGAAGAAGCCAAGCGGTTTATGCAGCAGATGGTCGAGGATAACCAGATCGACTGCGACTGGCAGGAAGAGACTGCCTACGTCTATGTCGAATCGGATGACAAAGAGTTTAAGAATCTGGAACAGGAAATGGAAGCCTACCGGGAACTCGGTATTCCCGGTGAATGGGTAGAGTCCCTGCCAATCCCGCTGCGTGTCAAAGGCGCTATTGCCCTGCCCGGACAGGCACGCTTTCATCCACTGCAATATCTGAAATTCCTGCTGATGGAATTCCGGGTGATGGGTGGACAGGTATATGAAAATACGATGATCGAGGAAGTCGAGGATGGCGACCGTCCACGACTGCTGATCCAAGATCAGGAATTTGGCGTCACCTGCGACAAAGTCGTGTCCGGCTCGCACTATCCGGTGACGGATCAGAACGGATTTTACTTTGCCCGCTTGCAGCCGCAGCGTTCGTACACACTGGCGATTCGCGCGGAGACTCCATTCGAGGGTGGCATGTATATCAGTGCGGACGAGCCCAAGCACTCTCTGCGCTCGGCTACCTTTGACGGACAACAGTATGTAATTGTCGGCGGCAAAGGGCATCGTACCGGTCAGGAAGAAGAGACCACGATGCATTACGCGGATCTGGAGACCTTTTCCGGTATGCTGCTGGGCATCAAGGATATTCCGTATCGCTGGTCGGCGCAGGATCTGTATTCGCTGGACCGGATGCCCTGTATTGGCTATGTGACCAGCGACAAGCCCAATATTCTGGTCGGTACCGCTTATGCCAAATGGGGTATGACATCCGGTACACTGGCAGCGATCATGATGACCGATATGATCATGGGCCGGGAAAATCGGTATACCGATCTGTTCTCCCCTTCCCGCAAAATGCCGCTGCTGGAACGGATCAAAACGGCGGTCAGTCATAACGCGACGGTCGCCAAGGAACTGGTCACCGGCAAGCTTGATTTCAACCGGCGCAAAGCGGATGATCTAGAGCCGGATCAAGGCGCGATTATCTGGCATCATGGCAAACGCACTGGCGCTTACCGGGACCCGGATGGCAAGCTGCATGTAGTGGACACGACATGTACCCATATGGGCTGCGAAGTCGGCTGGAATGAAGCCGAACGCTCCTGGGACTGTCCTTGTCATGGCGGACGGTTCAGCTACACGGGTGAAGTGCTGGAAGGCCCGCCAACCGAGCCGCTAAAGCAGATCAAGTCCTGA
- a CDS encoding DUF1837 domain-containing protein translates to MPTIFGSEKVIIQQISEVKLRSYLVGFDIQDDNTYKYRFSHLINLLQSALPEFAFGFHEGEVIPISQSINLICEAANAIYKIDEFKEAKKIYIDGNSNIGDDDIDKKYLKRGEFGELILHLLLRDYYETIPLLSKIYFKDSLGVPVHGFDAVHIHPATRTLWLGESKLYTNGQKGVEALIEDIESHFKHDYLNQEFTLISKKIKHLPADNIPEKEYWLDLMDRNQTLKNVISSINIPLICTYSSELFTKYNNEEDLDFLKEYEQEVRSLLQHFDTKNLHPLKTQLNFILLLFPVQSKNELVKRMHKKLYTLQGIYDDE, encoded by the coding sequence ATGCCAACTATATTTGGTTCTGAAAAAGTAATTATACAACAGATATCAGAAGTTAAATTAAGAAGCTACTTAGTAGGATTTGATATACAAGATGATAATACTTATAAATACCGATTTAGTCACCTCATCAATTTACTTCAATCTGCATTACCTGAATTTGCTTTTGGTTTTCACGAAGGCGAAGTAATTCCTATTTCTCAGTCAATAAATTTAATATGTGAAGCTGCTAATGCTATTTATAAAATAGATGAATTCAAAGAAGCTAAAAAGATTTATATTGATGGTAACAGTAACATTGGAGACGACGATATCGATAAAAAATATCTTAAACGAGGTGAATTTGGAGAGCTGATTCTTCATCTTTTACTAAGAGATTATTATGAAACTATTCCTTTGCTCTCAAAAATTTATTTTAAAGACTCGCTAGGAGTGCCAGTACATGGATTTGATGCTGTCCATATTCATCCCGCTACTAGAACTTTATGGCTTGGCGAATCAAAACTTTATACAAATGGCCAAAAGGGAGTTGAAGCATTAATTGAAGATATAGAATCTCATTTTAAACATGACTATTTAAATCAAGAATTCACTTTAATATCTAAAAAAATAAAACATCTTCCCGCTGACAATATTCCTGAAAAAGAATATTGGCTTGATTTAATGGATCGTAATCAAACTCTTAAAAATGTAATTAGTTCTATAAATATACCTTTAATTTGTACTTACTCTAGTGAACTATTCACTAAATATAATAATGAAGAAGATTTAGATTTTTTAAAAGAATATGAGCAAGAAGTTCGCTCGCTATTACAACATTTTGATACTAAAAATCTTCACCCATTAAAAACACAATTAAATTTTATTCTTTTACTCTTTCCAGTCCAGTCAAAAAATGAATTGGTAAAGAGAATGCATAAAAAACTTTATACTTTACAGGGGATTTATGATGATGAATAA
- a CDS encoding non-oxidative hydroxyarylic acid decarboxylases subunit B, translated as MKIIVGITGATGAIFGIRILQMLKEAGVETHLVMSSWAAATIQLETPYSVKEVEQMADHHYSYKDQAALISSGSFRTDGMIVAPCSMKSLASIRMGLADNLLTRSADVVLKERKKLLLLTRETPLNNIHLENMLELSRMGTIIMPPMPAFYNLPASIDELVDHIAYRALDQFGIHRDDAKRWNGITK; from the coding sequence ATGAAGATTATTGTAGGCATTACCGGTGCGACCGGTGCTATCTTCGGCATACGCATCCTGCAGATGCTCAAGGAAGCCGGTGTGGAGACACATCTGGTGATGTCCTCCTGGGCTGCTGCTACTATTCAGCTGGAAACTCCCTATTCGGTCAAAGAGGTCGAGCAGATGGCTGATCATCATTATTCCTATAAAGATCAAGCAGCACTGATTTCCAGCGGTTCTTTTCGGACAGACGGGATGATCGTAGCACCCTGCAGCATGAAGTCGCTCGCTTCGATCCGGATGGGACTGGCAGACAATTTGCTGACCCGATCGGCTGACGTTGTACTCAAAGAACGTAAAAAGCTGCTTCTACTAACCAGGGAGACGCCGCTGAACAATATCCATTTGGAAAATATGCTGGAACTGTCGCGTATGGGCACGATCATTATGCCACCGATGCCGGCCTTTTATAATCTGCCAGCCAGTATTGATGAGCTGGTTGACCATATCGCTTACCGCGCGCTGGATCAGTTCGGAATTCATCGTGACGATGCCAAGCGCTGGAACGGGATCACCAAGTAA
- a CDS encoding non-oxidative hydroxyarylic acid decarboxylases subunit C: MAYQDFRDFLNTLQKEGQLLNVDEQVNLEPDISAATRALNNLGDKSPALLFNNINGYEKNKTQIAMNVIGSWPNHALMMGMPKNTPLKEQFFEFARRYDQFPVPVQREETAPFHEVELTENINLFDILPLFRLNQGDGGFYIDKACVISRDQEDPEHFGKQNVGIYRLQVKGKDRLGIQPVPQHDIAIHLRQAEERGQNLPVVIALGCEPVITTAAATPLKYDQSEYEMAGAIQGEPYRIVKAKDADLDIPWGAEVVLEGEILCGEREFEGPFGEFTGHYSGGRSMPVIQINRVYHRQNPIFEHLYIGMPWTETDYMIGVNTSVPLYQQLKEAFPNEVVAVNAMYTHGLVAIISTKRRYGGFAKAVGMRALTTPHGLGYCKVVIVVDEDVDPFNLPQVMWAISTKLHPKHDAVIIPDLSVLPLDPGSNPAGITHKMILDATTPLAPEQRGHYSQPLDSPPGVDQWEKKIIDLLNRQQS; encoded by the coding sequence ATGGCTTACCAGGACTTTCGTGATTTTCTGAATACACTGCAAAAAGAAGGACAGCTGCTGAACGTCGACGAGCAGGTCAATCTGGAACCGGATATTTCCGCTGCCACACGGGCGCTGAACAATCTGGGAGATAAATCCCCTGCTCTGCTGTTCAACAATATCAACGGGTACGAGAAAAATAAAACACAGATCGCGATGAACGTGATCGGCTCCTGGCCGAACCATGCGCTTATGATGGGCATGCCCAAAAATACGCCACTCAAAGAGCAATTTTTCGAATTTGCCCGGCGGTATGATCAGTTCCCTGTGCCGGTACAGCGTGAAGAAACGGCTCCCTTCCATGAAGTGGAATTAACCGAGAATATCAATCTGTTCGATATCCTCCCTCTGTTCCGTCTTAATCAGGGAGACGGCGGTTTCTATATCGACAAAGCATGCGTGATCTCACGGGATCAGGAAGATCCTGAGCATTTTGGCAAGCAAAATGTAGGTATCTATCGCCTGCAGGTTAAAGGCAAAGACCGTCTCGGTATTCAGCCGGTGCCGCAGCATGATATCGCGATCCATCTGCGTCAGGCCGAAGAACGCGGTCAGAATCTGCCGGTTGTTATAGCGCTGGGCTGTGAGCCTGTGATTACTACCGCGGCTGCTACTCCGCTCAAATACGATCAATCCGAATACGAAATGGCCGGTGCTATCCAGGGCGAGCCTTACCGGATCGTCAAAGCCAAAGATGCGGATCTGGATATTCCATGGGGCGCCGAGGTGGTGCTGGAAGGCGAAATCCTGTGCGGAGAACGTGAATTTGAAGGGCCTTTCGGTGAATTCACCGGCCACTATTCCGGCGGCCGCAGTATGCCGGTGATTCAGATCAACCGTGTATATCATCGCCAAAATCCGATTTTTGAACATTTGTATATCGGTATGCCATGGACCGAGACGGACTATATGATCGGCGTCAATACCAGTGTGCCACTCTACCAGCAGCTCAAGGAAGCTTTCCCTAATGAAGTAGTAGCGGTCAATGCCATGTATACGCATGGTCTGGTCGCGATTATTTCGACCAAGCGCCGTTATGGCGGCTTTGCCAAAGCGGTCGGCATGCGCGCTCTGACAACGCCGCACGGTCTCGGATACTGCAAAGTGGTTATCGTCGTCGATGAGGATGTCGATCCATTTAACCTGCCACAGGTAATGTGGGCGATCTCGACCAAGCTGCATCCGAAGCATGATGCCGTGATTATTCCGGATCTGTCCGTGCTGCCGCTGGACCCTGGCTCCAATCCGGCCGGTATTACCCACAAAATGATTCTCGATGCCACTACACCGCTCGCACCGGAGCAGCGTGGTCACTATTCCCAGCCGCTTGATTCCCCTCCGGGTGTCGACCAATGGGAAAAGAAAATTATCGACCTGCTGAATCGCCAACAGTCCTGA
- a CDS encoding non-oxidative hydroxyarylic acid decarboxylases subunit D, which yields MTICPRCGSQHTEQVAASPVAGVWTVHMCATCIFTWRSTEPEHITNPDKYLPAFKVNQADIPHAAHVPPIPPRLV from the coding sequence ATGACTATCTGCCCTCGCTGCGGTTCGCAGCATACAGAACAGGTCGCTGCCTCTCCGGTAGCCGGCGTATGGACGGTGCATATGTGCGCCACCTGCATCTTCACCTGGCGTTCGACCGAGCCGGAACATATTACGAATCCGGATAAATATCTGCCTGCCTTCAAAGTTAACCAGGCAGACATTCCCCATGCAGCCCATGTACCGCCTATTCCGCCGCGTCTGGTTTAA
- a CDS encoding DNA-binding protein: protein MNHIIKKEIRQQGFSSISHFSKVSGINRGVLSATLNEHSPKSISIQQLDQMSKALHKPPGWLYDEFLMESFPSNDKLNWRKLKPFLVRCIQLNRTANLHALLDRLASLPGQLNHIFELAEELVQENDYIAIRDLYETIIRHEKDHHSEKLAISHYRIFNMEIGLDLEKNYRVAISFEPFYQKLPIHLKLDALLQLAFHSYILQDWERVKKYAVELHQLSRSLYEQLYTQESTGESAVLSSLLRPLVVYYGQSYLLRFCSLELEGKYEEARQYLEPFRDLSWFRGLDEAGKKEVHKFSLYAKFNEYNLELLQGNQQALPRYLKLMEEHPLEILPSLFILLKASNIHYWNIDPVLAQYEDVIYPADMLESINIRQSYTAQADLNRHVHIYYQLALYHLNRGKPLEQLDVILSAMEETIKNFNNSRIVDCLALLHKLQTIPKMETK, encoded by the coding sequence TTGAACCATATAATCAAAAAAGAAATTCGGCAGCAAGGCTTCTCCTCGATCAGTCATTTCAGTAAAGTATCCGGCATCAATAGAGGCGTATTAAGCGCTACGCTGAACGAACATTCACCCAAATCCATTTCGATTCAGCAGCTCGATCAGATGAGCAAAGCGCTGCACAAGCCTCCAGGCTGGCTGTATGATGAATTTCTCATGGAGTCTTTCCCATCCAACGATAAACTGAACTGGCGCAAGCTAAAGCCTTTTCTGGTACGCTGTATACAGCTGAACAGAACGGCTAATCTTCATGCCCTGCTGGATAGGCTCGCTTCCCTTCCCGGGCAGCTTAATCACATATTTGAACTAGCCGAAGAGCTGGTGCAGGAGAACGATTATATAGCTATTCGTGACTTGTATGAGACGATTATCCGTCATGAAAAGGATCATCATTCCGAGAAGCTCGCTATCAGCCATTATCGTATATTTAATATGGAGATCGGGCTGGATCTAGAGAAAAATTATCGGGTAGCTATCAGCTTTGAGCCGTTTTATCAGAAGCTGCCTATCCATCTGAAACTGGATGCGCTGCTGCAGCTTGCTTTTCATTCGTATATTTTGCAGGATTGGGAACGGGTCAAAAAGTATGCTGTCGAGCTGCATCAATTGTCCCGTTCGCTTTATGAGCAGTTGTACACTCAAGAATCGACTGGCGAATCGGCTGTTCTCTCTTCCCTGCTTCGGCCTTTGGTTGTCTATTATGGGCAGAGTTACTTACTGCGCTTTTGTTCGCTTGAACTTGAAGGAAAGTATGAAGAAGCTCGACAATATCTGGAGCCATTCAGAGACCTGAGCTGGTTTCGCGGCCTGGACGAAGCTGGCAAAAAAGAAGTACACAAATTCAGTCTGTACGCCAAGTTCAACGAATACAATCTTGAACTGCTGCAAGGTAATCAACAAGCACTTCCTCGTTACCTGAAGCTTATGGAAGAACATCCTCTGGAGATCCTTCCGAGTCTGTTCATCCTGCTCAAAGCAAGCAATATTCACTACTGGAATATCGATCCTGTACTTGCCCAGTATGAGGACGTGATTTATCCTGCAGATATGCTGGAAAGTATTAATATTCGGCAGTCCTATACGGCTCAAGCTGACTTGAATCGCCATGTTCATATTTATTACCAACTGGCACTGTATCACCTTAATCGTGGCAAGCCGCTGGAGCAGTTGGATGTCATTTTATCCGCTATGGAAGAGACGATTAAGAACTTTAATAACTCCAGAATTGTGGATTGTCTGGCCTTGCTGCATAAGTTACAGACGATTCCTAAAATGGAAACCAAATAA
- a CDS encoding YrhK family protein: MRKHRINRSAQAPVRSRRMRIHKPDSYKLAVDFKKRRLVAENRYELISLLNDMITTICFLVGSYFFFTSQTKTGTIMFVIGNANTLFRAILSLVRKIHVEWMNEQSQTAEK, translated from the coding sequence ATGCGCAAACATCGGATCAATCGTTCCGCTCAAGCACCGGTCAGAAGCCGCCGGATGCGAATACACAAGCCGGACTCCTACAAACTGGCTGTAGATTTCAAAAAACGTCGTCTGGTCGCCGAGAACCGTTACGAGCTGATCAGTCTGCTGAATGATATGATTACGACCATTTGTTTTCTGGTGGGCAGCTATTTTTTCTTTACCAGCCAGACCAAGACCGGAACAATCATGTTTGTTATCGGCAATGCCAACACATTATTTAGAGCCATCCTGTCACTGGTACGCAAAATCCATGTGGAATGGATGAATGAACAGAGCCAGACGGCCGAAAAATAG
- the abc-f gene encoding ribosomal protection-like ABC-F family protein, whose protein sequence is MSIMIACQQVQQYYGAQQVLSSVTLEIHSGRKTGLIGLNGAGKTTLFRMLSGQERPYQGSLHIQKGARVGYLAQVPAYEDSTTILDVLRGSFRELLALQQRMEELTIQMADSSLSEEDMQKVLRQYGEALDQFEEAGGYAISARIDAVANGLGIGTDRYDRLFNGLSGGEKTKVCLAALLLTDPDILLLDEPTNHLDMEAVVWLEQFITGSSATVVIISHDRYFLDKVVQEIIELEDGEATTYPMNYSAYREEKQRRLVRQFEDYQEQQKEIKRIQESIKRLIEWGNRSNPPNPGFHRKAASMQKALDRMQKVKRPVMDRAQMDLDWRQRDRSGNRVLVLDQVWKGYGDKILLQEASALLRYGEHAAIIGGNGAGKTTLLRMVLGQEEPDAGSLTLGSRTDVGYLAQEAAPPDRGETVLEWFKLEARMEEGQARGQLAKFLFYGADVFKKVSGLSGGEWSRLRLAILMHQRPNLLILDEPTNHLDISSREALEEALEEFPGTILTVSHDRYFINRIAGQIWSLEDGELRVTLGNYEDYPR, encoded by the coding sequence ATGTCGATTATGATTGCCTGTCAGCAGGTTCAACAATATTATGGGGCCCAGCAGGTCCTGTCCAGCGTTACCCTCGAAATTCACAGCGGCCGCAAAACCGGCCTGATCGGTCTCAACGGTGCCGGTAAAACCACTCTGTTCCGCATGCTGTCCGGCCAGGAACGTCCATATCAGGGCAGTCTGCATATTCAAAAAGGCGCCCGTGTAGGTTATCTGGCGCAGGTTCCTGCCTACGAAGACAGTACCACGATTCTGGATGTACTGCGCGGCAGCTTCCGGGAACTGCTTGCTTTGCAGCAGCGGATGGAAGAGCTGACCATACAAATGGCAGATAGCAGTCTGTCCGAAGAAGATATGCAAAAAGTACTTCGTCAATATGGCGAAGCACTGGATCAATTTGAAGAAGCGGGCGGCTATGCCATATCTGCCCGGATCGATGCCGTTGCCAATGGTCTCGGTATTGGAACAGATCGTTACGACCGTCTGTTCAATGGATTATCCGGCGGCGAGAAGACCAAAGTCTGTCTTGCAGCGCTGCTGCTCACCGATCCGGATATCCTGCTGCTGGATGAACCGACCAACCATCTGGATATGGAAGCGGTCGTCTGGCTGGAGCAGTTTATCACCGGATCATCGGCGACAGTAGTTATTATTTCGCACGATCGCTATTTTCTGGATAAGGTCGTACAAGAGATCATCGAGTTGGAAGACGGCGAAGCAACCACCTACCCGATGAACTATTCTGCGTACCGAGAAGAAAAGCAGCGCCGACTTGTTCGCCAGTTCGAAGACTACCAAGAACAGCAAAAGGAGATCAAACGTATCCAGGAATCGATCAAGCGCCTGATCGAATGGGGCAACCGCTCCAATCCGCCGAACCCTGGATTCCACCGAAAAGCTGCTTCTATGCAAAAAGCACTGGATCGGATGCAAAAGGTCAAACGCCCGGTCATGGACCGTGCCCAGATGGATCTGGATTGGCGTCAACGCGACCGCTCGGGTAACCGGGTACTCGTGCTGGATCAGGTATGGAAAGGCTATGGCGACAAGATTCTGCTGCAGGAAGCGTCTGCGCTGCTGCGGTATGGGGAGCATGCCGCAATTATCGGCGGCAATGGAGCAGGCAAAACAACCCTGCTGCGCATGGTGCTCGGACAAGAAGAACCGGATGCAGGAAGCCTAACACTAGGCTCCCGTACCGATGTCGGTTACCTCGCTCAGGAGGCCGCTCCGCCAGATCGTGGCGAGACGGTGCTGGAGTGGTTCAAGCTGGAAGCTCGGATGGAAGAAGGCCAGGCAAGAGGGCAGCTGGCGAAATTCTTATTTTATGGAGCAGATGTATTCAAGAAAGTATCAGGATTGTCGGGTGGCGAATGGAGCCGTTTGCGTTTGGCGATACTAATGCACCAGCGTCCGAATCTGCTGATTCTGGATGAACCGACGAATCATCTGGATATTTCCTCAAGAGAAGCATTGGAAGAGGCGTTGGAGGAGTTTCCAGGGACGATTTTGACAGTGTCGCATGATCGGTATTTTATTAACCGGATTGCGGGCCAGATATGGAGTCTGGAGGATGGGGAACTTAGAGTAACGTTGGGGAACTATGAGGATTATCCAAGATAA
- a CDS encoding VanZ family protein codes for MLLFDSRFWIGGLILITLVLFILHRVYRKDGIYLLIAGIFGIYMLNVIRYTFFPFPVDPQLLTLMRMAGSEPGMVRFNWIPFHSQFYDSILDDKSNYLNILMTVPYGLMVPFLIPVRQHRARMIWLGLGIGLVIEALQGLLNLLLGYTYRTVDINDIIFNFTGSMLGWGLLNVLLHTSIGQKKLAIWLPGVLKSK; via the coding sequence ATGCTGCTATTTGATAGCCGATTCTGGATCGGCGGACTGATCCTGATTACTTTGGTATTATTTATTCTGCATCGTGTGTACCGCAAAGACGGGATATATTTGCTGATCGCCGGCATTTTCGGGATATATATGCTGAATGTGATCCGCTATACCTTTTTCCCGTTTCCGGTGGATCCGCAGCTGCTGACACTGATGCGCATGGCTGGTAGCGAGCCGGGCATGGTGCGGTTCAACTGGATTCCTTTTCATTCCCAGTTTTACGATTCCATTCTGGATGACAAGTCCAATTATCTTAATATCCTGATGACCGTTCCATATGGACTTATGGTGCCATTCCTAATTCCCGTTCGGCAGCACCGGGCGAGAATGATATGGCTGGGACTGGGGATCGGGCTGGTCATCGAGGCTTTGCAGGGACTGCTGAATCTGCTGCTTGGGTACACGTATCGTACGGTAGATATCAACGATATTATCTTCAATTTTACCGGGTCGATGCTGGGCTGGGGGCTGCTGAACGTGCTGCTGCATACATCGATCGGACAGAAAAAGCTTGCCATTTGGCTGCCGGGTGTGTTAAAAAGTAAATAA
- a CDS encoding homocysteine synthase: protein MTEPNPYLLETLAIHAGQEIDPTTFSRAVPLYQTSSYGFRDSEHAANLFALKEFGNIYTRLMNPTTDVFEKRIAALEGGVGALATASGQAAITFSILNIAGAGDHIVSAASLYGGTYNLFANTLPKLGIEVQFVNSDDPENFRAAINERTKALYAETVGNPLGNVLDIEAVAAIAHEHGIPLIVDNTFPSPYLLRPIEHGADVVVHSATKFIGGHGTSIGGVIVDGGKFDWTTNDKFPGLTQPDPSYHGLVYSDALGPLAYITKARVQLMRDLGAPISPFNAWLLLQGLETLHLRMERHSENAQQVAEYLEQHPDVEWVSYPGLSSHASYKLAEKYLTRGKGAILTFGIRGGAAAGQKLIGNVKLFSHLANVGDSKSLIIHPASTTHQQLNEEQQLAAGVNPELIRLSVGTENIRDLIQDLEQAITASQIKL, encoded by the coding sequence ATGACTGAACCCAACCCTTATTTATTGGAAACGCTTGCGATTCATGCCGGACAGGAGATTGATCCGACCACCTTCTCTCGTGCGGTACCGCTGTACCAGACTTCCTCGTACGGATTCCGCGATAGCGAGCATGCTGCCAATCTGTTTGCGCTCAAGGAATTCGGTAATATCTACACTCGCCTCATGAACCCGACGACCGATGTATTCGAAAAGCGCATTGCTGCGCTGGAAGGTGGAGTCGGCGCACTGGCGACAGCATCGGGACAGGCAGCGATTACCTTTTCCATTCTGAATATCGCCGGAGCGGGTGACCATATCGTCTCGGCAGCCAGTCTGTATGGCGGTACATATAATCTGTTTGCCAATACGCTGCCCAAGCTGGGCATTGAAGTACAATTCGTTAATTCGGATGATCCAGAGAACTTCCGCGCTGCGATCAACGAGCGTACCAAAGCACTCTATGCCGAGACGGTCGGCAATCCGCTCGGCAATGTGCTGGATATCGAAGCGGTCGCTGCGATTGCGCATGAGCACGGGATTCCGCTGATCGTGGATAACACATTCCCGAGTCCTTACCTGCTGCGTCCGATTGAGCATGGGGCAGATGTAGTCGTACACTCCGCCACCAAATTTATCGGTGGTCATGGTACATCGATCGGTGGTGTAATCGTCGACGGCGGCAAGTTCGACTGGACAACGAATGACAAGTTCCCTGGCCTGACCCAGCCGGACCCGAGCTATCATGGACTGGTATACAGCGATGCACTCGGTCCGCTTGCCTATATTACCAAAGCCCGTGTGCAGCTGATGCGCGATCTGGGCGCACCAATCTCCCCATTTAATGCGTGGCTGCTGCTGCAGGGGCTGGAGACGCTGCATCTGCGGATGGAACGTCACAGCGAGAATGCCCAGCAGGTCGCCGAATACCTGGAACAGCATCCTGATGTGGAATGGGTCAGTTATCCCGGTCTGAGCAGTCATGCGTCTTATAAGCTGGCAGAAAAGTATCTCACCCGCGGCAAGGGCGCGATTCTGACCTTCGGTATCCGCGGTGGTGCAGCAGCCGGACAGAAGCTGATCGGTAATGTAAAGCTGTTCTCCCATCTGGCGAATGTGGGCGATTCCAAGTCACTCATTATCCACCCTGCGAGTACAACGCATCAGCAGCTGAATGAAGAACAGCAGCTCGCAGCAGGCGTAAATCCCGAGCTGATCCGTCTCTCGGTCGGTACAGAGAACATTCGCGATCTAATCCAGGATCTGGAGCAGGCGATTACAGCGAGTCAAATTAAACTATAA